The following are from one region of the Treponema denticola genome:
- a CDS encoding ComEC/Rec2 family competence protein has product MVNENRLTRNTFFVLKPIVISACAAVLSFYFFCAIGNYFNKFLISSIFILSFIIGFIFRKKKFFFIFSGLFIGSFAVLRLFFIYAEPFSLAELNKVKSIQAELTGEAYPAGEKYYAANAKLISFSYNNGAKFSAKGNIKIFFPSDMVLQNNAYGISVYKVADSAPYKTGSRKEALANFSKGVIFEASGRFGAKKNAMSPLAFFGDKSVPEFLGWRSAVLRFRAFLRFYLMRLLAGWGSAGALLLALLSANRDFLILPVSEAFRNAGLAHVLALSGMHVSLVSLTALQMGSIFGKKSLAIKFSLVSIIFFVWFAGAAPSLNRALGMMILIIIGKSLGLQPPMISVLCTMLIFHIAVKPDDALSLGFMLSYGALAGILIFGSAVHDILTGKIPPKILGSFSASIGAQTFTAPIVISKIGVLAPIGIIASVIVSPLISAFLILGLAAIFISLLFPFTGFIFSYFLNAFYDLIFFIIRTFALFPLMTADTFFAGLTFAILPFTAGLICVFYADRKLKKMESLLK; this is encoded by the coding sequence GCGGCTGTTCTATCTTTTTATTTTTTTTGTGCAATAGGAAATTATTTTAATAAATTTTTGATAAGTTCTATTTTTATTTTAAGTTTTATAATCGGTTTTATATTTAGAAAAAAGAAGTTCTTTTTTATCTTTTCAGGGCTTTTTATAGGAAGCTTTGCAGTATTGCGTTTATTTTTTATCTATGCGGAGCCTTTTTCCCTTGCCGAATTAAATAAGGTTAAAAGCATTCAAGCCGAGCTTACGGGAGAAGCTTATCCTGCAGGTGAAAAATACTATGCTGCAAATGCTAAACTTATTTCTTTTTCGTATAATAATGGGGCAAAATTTTCTGCAAAGGGAAATATAAAAATATTTTTTCCTTCGGATATGGTATTACAAAATAATGCTTACGGAATTTCGGTCTACAAGGTCGCCGATTCGGCGCCCTATAAGACCGGTTCAAGAAAAGAAGCTTTAGCCAATTTTTCCAAGGGCGTAATATTTGAAGCTTCGGGCCGTTTCGGAGCAAAGAAAAACGCTATGAGCCCCTTGGCTTTTTTTGGAGATAAATCCGTTCCCGAATTTTTAGGTTGGAGATCGGCCGTTTTAAGATTCAGGGCTTTTTTACGGTTTTATCTTATGCGTTTGTTGGCAGGGTGGGGGAGTGCCGGTGCCTTGCTTTTAGCCCTCCTTTCTGCAAACAGGGATTTTTTGATTCTTCCTGTTTCGGAAGCTTTTAGAAATGCAGGGCTTGCTCACGTTTTGGCCCTTTCGGGGATGCATGTTTCTTTGGTAAGCTTAACCGCCTTGCAGATGGGTTCTATATTCGGAAAAAAAAGCCTTGCGATAAAGTTTTCTCTAGTTTCCATTATCTTCTTTGTTTGGTTTGCAGGAGCTGCTCCATCTTTAAACCGAGCCCTCGGCATGATGATTTTAATTATTATAGGCAAGTCCTTAGGGCTTCAGCCTCCGATGATTTCGGTTTTATGTACAATGCTTATTTTTCATATTGCAGTAAAACCTGATGATGCCCTAAGTCTCGGCTTTATGCTTTCGTACGGAGCCTTGGCCGGAATTCTCATCTTTGGAAGTGCCGTACATGATATTCTAACCGGAAAAATCCCTCCTAAAATACTGGGAAGTTTTTCGGCTTCAATAGGAGCTCAAACCTTTACCGCCCCCATTGTAATAAGCAAGATAGGAGTCTTAGCACCTATAGGTATAATTGCTTCTGTCATTGTAAGCCCTCTTATATCTGCCTTTTTAATTTTAGGCCTTGCGGCAATTTTTATTTCTCTTTTATTTCCGTTTACAGGCTTTATTTTTTCTTACTTTTTAAATGCTTTTTATGATTTGATATTTTTTATTATTCGAACTTTTGCCCTTTTTCCGCTGATGACGGCAGATACTTTTTTTGCCGGCTTGACTTTTGCAATACTTCCCTTTACGGCCGGCTTAATTTGTGTGTTTTATGCCGACAGGAAATTAAAAAAGATGGAGAGTCTTTTAAAATGA
- a CDS encoding YigZ family protein codes for MKVLMQYASSELNVKNSRFLAEIFPINSAAEARELLKSQKEKYEDSRHVVHAFVAGENGEVLGCSDDGEPSGTAGRPALAVLKGSEITNIMLTITRWFGGTLLGTGGLVKAYSDSAKLVLQEASTEELIKKETFQFECSYSEWENLKRHLDEFSVEHLELSYEEKIRFRGQIPLDKKAPFEAFIENASKGGISLVFPMYDRF; via the coding sequence ATGAAAGTTTTAATGCAGTATGCTTCAAGTGAGCTAAACGTAAAAAACTCAAGATTTTTAGCGGAAATTTTTCCTATAAATTCGGCCGCCGAAGCCAGAGAGCTTTTAAAAAGCCAAAAGGAAAAATATGAAGACTCCCGCCATGTAGTTCATGCCTTTGTAGCAGGCGAAAACGGAGAAGTCTTAGGCTGTTCCGATGACGGGGAACCTTCGGGAACGGCCGGCCGGCCGGCTCTTGCAGTGCTCAAGGGTTCAGAAATCACAAACATAATGCTTACAATTACACGCTGGTTCGGAGGAACCCTTTTGGGAACAGGCGGTTTGGTAAAAGCTTACTCGGATTCTGCAAAACTTGTTCTTCAAGAAGCTTCAACCGAAGAGCTTATCAAAAAAGAGACTTTTCAATTTGAATGCTCTTATTCCGAATGGGAAAATTTAAAGCGTCACCTTGATGAATTTTCGGTTGAACATTTAGAATTATCTTACGAAGAAAAGATAAGATTTCGAGGACAAATTCCTTTAGATAAAAAAGCACCCTTTGAAGCCTTTATTGAAAATGCTTCAAAGGGCGGTATAAGTTTAGTCTTTCCAATGTATGACAGGTTTTGA